Proteins found in one Spartobacteria bacterium genomic segment:
- a CDS encoding tyrosine--tRNA ligase, translating to MNIEQQLDVLCSRCVDMVSKDDLRKKLERAASEKRPLRIKYGADPSAPDIHLGHVVGLNKLREFQDCGHTVVFLIGDFTGMIGDPSGRSQTRKPLTREQVKANAESYKEQVFKVLDPDKTEVRFNSEWCAPMSFEDVIRLSSHVTVAQMLARDDFSKRYAGNQPISLVEFMYPLVQAYDSVMLQADIELGGTDQLFNLLLGRELQKVYGQEPQVVMTLPLIEGLDGVNKMSKSLNNYIGVTETPKEIFGKTMSVSDELMWRYFEFIQCMPSDEVQALKKAVESGEKHPRDIKDQLAQNIVARFYGDDAAAHASTEFKNVFAKNKLPDDIKDVDVTPLMQEGGVPLLQLIVSAGLSPSNGEARRLVQQGGVRLNDEKVTDPRALLCVEDQMILRVGKRGFARLRV from the coding sequence ATGAATATTGAGCAGCAGTTGGATGTCTTGTGTTCGCGTTGTGTGGACATGGTTTCGAAAGATGATTTACGCAAAAAATTGGAACGCGCGGCGTCGGAAAAGCGGCCGTTACGGATTAAATACGGGGCGGATCCATCGGCACCGGATATTCACCTTGGTCATGTGGTGGGGTTGAATAAACTGCGTGAGTTTCAGGATTGCGGCCATACGGTGGTTTTCTTGATCGGCGACTTCACAGGGATGATTGGCGATCCTTCCGGTCGATCACAGACCCGCAAACCTTTGACGCGTGAGCAGGTGAAAGCCAATGCGGAAAGCTACAAAGAACAGGTGTTTAAGGTGCTGGATCCGGATAAAACAGAAGTTCGTTTTAATTCGGAATGGTGTGCACCCATGTCTTTTGAAGATGTGATCCGCCTTTCGTCGCATGTGACCGTTGCGCAAATGCTGGCGCGAGATGATTTTTCCAAACGCTATGCGGGCAATCAGCCCATTTCGCTGGTAGAGTTCATGTACCCGTTGGTGCAGGCCTATGATTCGGTGATGCTGCAGGCTGATATTGAATTGGGCGGGACGGATCAGTTATTCAATCTGCTCCTTGGTCGCGAGTTGCAAAAGGTCTATGGGCAGGAACCGCAAGTGGTCATGACTTTGCCGCTGATTGAAGGGCTGGATGGCGTCAACAAGATGAGCAAAAGTCTCAATAATTACATCGGTGTAACAGAAACACCCAAAGAAATTTTTGGCAAAACCATGTCTGTGAGCGATGAGTTGATGTGGCGCTATTTTGAATTTATCCAGTGCATGCCCTCTGACGAGGTGCAGGCACTCAAAAAGGCCGTGGAATCTGGTGAAAAACATCCGCGCGATATAAAAGACCAGCTGGCACAGAACATTGTGGCTCGTTTTTATGGGGACGATGCGGCCGCCCACGCATCGACCGAATTTAAAAATGTTTTTGCGAAGAACAAACTACCCGACGACATTAAGGATGTTGATGTTACGCCCTTGATGCAGGAAGGCGGGGTTCCGCTATTGCAGTTGATTGTATCTGCGGGGTTATCACCGAGTAATGGCGAGGCGCGCCGTTTGGTTCAGCAGGGCGGCGTCCGTCTGAACGATGAAAAAGTGACGGATCCACGCGCCCTACTATGTGTGGAAGATCAGATGATTCTGCGCGTGGGTAAACGTGGTTTCGCACGCCTTCGGGTATAA
- a CDS encoding cytochrome C biogenesis protein — translation MMDALFTVLTRAVDGGLAVALAASFFWGVCSILLSPCHLASIPLIVGVIGQQEAMTVRRAACLSTLFALGILITIGLIGILTALAGRMLGDVGRYGNYGVAAIFFMVGLHLLDVISLPFSGPGRVGMKRKGYLASFILGLIFGVALGPCTFAYMAPMLAVTFRLASTHMKYGILLLIMYGIGHCSVIVLAGTCTEMVQRYLNWSEASRGALMLKKTCGVLVLLGGLYMIYTSP, via the coding sequence ATTATGGATGCCCTGTTTACCGTGCTTACCCGTGCCGTTGATGGCGGTCTCGCCGTGGCTCTGGCCGCTTCCTTTTTTTGGGGCGTGTGCAGTATCCTGTTGAGCCCATGCCACTTGGCTAGCATTCCGCTGATTGTGGGAGTCATTGGTCAGCAGGAGGCGATGACGGTCCGTCGGGCTGCATGTCTGTCGACGCTCTTTGCGCTGGGCATCCTGATAACCATTGGCCTGATCGGAATTTTGACGGCTTTGGCAGGGCGAATGCTCGGCGACGTGGGCCGCTATGGCAATTATGGTGTTGCGGCCATCTTTTTTATGGTGGGTTTGCATTTACTCGACGTCATTTCCCTGCCCTTCAGCGGACCGGGTCGTGTGGGCATGAAACGTAAGGGGTATCTGGCTTCGTTTATTCTCGGACTGATCTTTGGTGTAGCATTGGGTCCATGCACCTTTGCATATATGGCCCCCATGCTGGCGGTAACCTTTCGACTGGCATCCACCCACATGAAATACGGCATCCTGCTCTTGATTATGTATGGCATAGGCCATTGCTCCGTGATCGTTTTAGCGGGTACATGTACCGAAATGGTGCAACGCTATTTGAACTGGAGTGAAGCCTCAAGAGGCGCCTTGATGCTTAAAAAAACCTGCGGTGTACTGGTGCTGCTCGGCGGCCTGTACATGATTTACACCAGTCCCTGA
- a CDS encoding thioredoxin: MIHRVGILVLLAVAAGVVYAVKQREEPTETVSPPENVSAMASQAAVPAALPQLIDLGASKCKPCKMMEPILEDLSEHYSDQFTVRFIDVWKNKEAAKQFGIRAIPTQIFMSADGKELYRHEGFFPKDDILSKWNELSGK; this comes from the coding sequence ATGATTCACAGAGTTGGAATCCTTGTCCTGCTGGCAGTGGCCGCAGGAGTGGTTTATGCCGTGAAACAGCGCGAAGAACCCACCGAAACCGTGTCTCCTCCAGAAAACGTTTCGGCCATGGCGTCGCAAGCTGCCGTGCCCGCTGCGCTGCCCCAGCTCATTGATCTTGGTGCGAGTAAGTGTAAGCCGTGCAAAATGATGGAGCCGATTTTGGAAGACTTGTCGGAGCATTATTCCGATCAGTTTACCGTACGCTTTATTGATGTGTGGAAAAATAAGGAAGCGGCTAAACAGTTTGGTATTCGCGCTATCCCTACGCAGATCTTTATGAGTGCTGACGGAAAAGAGCTGTATCGGCATGAAGGGTTCTTTCCAAAGGACGACATTCTGAGCAAATGGAATGAATTGAGCGGAAAATAG
- a CDS encoding thioredoxin family protein, protein MKKIQILGTGCPKCKTLYANADAAVKASGVDAEISKVDKIKDIMAMGVMITPALMIDGALKSSGKVLSAGDIQAMLLK, encoded by the coding sequence ATGAAAAAAATACAGATTCTTGGAACAGGTTGTCCCAAATGTAAAACGCTCTATGCCAATGCGGATGCGGCAGTAAAAGCGTCGGGCGTTGATGCGGAAATCAGTAAGGTTGATAAGATAAAGGATATCATGGCCATGGGCGTGATGATCACTCCGGCTCTCATGATTGACGGAGCGTTGAAGTCGTCAGGCAAGGTCTTAAGTGCCGGCGATATTCAGGCCATGTTGCTGAAATAA
- a CDS encoding arsenate reductase ArsC: MKKKVLFLCTGNSCRSQMAEGWARYLKGDVMDVYSAGIETHGLNPNAVKVMAEAGVNISDHHSKLLDELPDVSFDYVVTVCGHANENCPFFPGKVIHVGFDDPPKLAQSAASDEEALNHYRRVRDEIKKFVEGMPGNLA, translated from the coding sequence ATGAAAAAGAAGGTTTTGTTTTTATGTACAGGAAACTCCTGCCGAAGCCAGATGGCTGAAGGCTGGGCCCGCTATTTGAAAGGCGATGTAATGGATGTCTATTCAGCAGGCATTGAAACCCATGGATTAAATCCGAATGCCGTGAAGGTGATGGCTGAGGCCGGCGTAAATATTTCTGATCATCATTCCAAATTATTAGATGAACTGCCTGATGTATCCTTCGACTACGTGGTTACGGTATGTGGTCACGCCAATGAGAACTGTCCCTTTTTTCCGGGCAAAGTCATCCATGTCGGATTCGACGATCCCCCAAAACTGGCCCAATCAGCCGCTTCTGATGAGGAGGCGCTGAATCACTATCGGCGGGTGCGCGATGAAATCAAAAAGTTTGTTGAAGGCATGCCGGGGAATCTGGCGTAA
- a CDS encoding sulfite exporter TauE/SafE family protein codes for MSVWILAGLIFSIAAVMTMTGRGGGNFYVLAIALAGFSMHEAAAIGQFVLIVSSLAATVLFSKQNVTDWKLVALIGSMTLVSAFFGGFCSDLFPDRLLKIVFAFFVFVASLLMLKPVKNEMKPQGRLTCRMTSGDAVYPVHVLLVVPVVLTTGFIAGMVGVSGGSFLVPLMTLALRVPMRVAVGTSTTLVLITASAGFLGHISSGHFNVAPALPLAIGGLLGGGLGARLTLKFKPKNLKYIFAITSLTAAMIMVIKVVVNG; via the coding sequence ATGTCTGTCTGGATTTTGGCTGGATTGATTTTTTCCATCGCTGCCGTTATGACGATGACTGGGCGAGGTGGTGGTAATTTCTATGTGCTGGCGATTGCTCTGGCGGGCTTCAGTATGCACGAAGCGGCAGCAATCGGCCAGTTTGTGCTGATTGTTTCGTCACTGGCCGCAACGGTTCTGTTCAGTAAACAGAACGTGACGGACTGGAAACTGGTGGCACTGATCGGCAGTATGACGCTGGTTTCGGCCTTCTTTGGTGGCTTTTGCTCGGATCTGTTTCCGGATCGGCTGCTGAAAATCGTTTTTGCATTTTTTGTCTTTGTAGCCTCACTGCTGATGCTGAAACCGGTGAAAAATGAAATGAAGCCGCAGGGACGCCTGACCTGTCGGATGACGTCCGGCGATGCGGTATATCCTGTTCATGTCTTGCTGGTTGTTCCTGTGGTGCTGACCACTGGCTTTATTGCGGGCATGGTGGGTGTTTCCGGCGGATCTTTTTTGGTGCCGCTGATGACCTTGGCTTTGCGCGTTCCCATGCGTGTGGCCGTGGGAACGTCGACGACTCTGGTACTGATCACGGCCTCGGCTGGTTTTCTTGGGCACATCAGTTCCGGACATTTTAATGTTGCGCCGGCACTGCCGCTGGCCATCGGAGGTTTGCTGGGCGGTGGACTCGGTGCTAGGCTGACCCTGAAGTTTAAACCAAAGAATTTAAAATATATTTTTGCGATCACCTCGCTGACCGCAGCCATGATTATGGTGATCAAAGTCGTTGTTAATGGGTAA
- a CDS encoding rhodanese-like domain-containing protein produces MNEFEKVICAMDFNYFGTSQHKMEVDAFLKAERPLLLDVRAKEELETVRLPLKYMCDVLEIPTDEVPARLDEIPRDRLIGVFCSSGVRCVIIFAYLKSKGFDQVKVLPGGYAPMMDALKPGRIYKKING; encoded by the coding sequence ATGAATGAGTTTGAAAAAGTAATATGTGCTATGGATTTCAACTATTTTGGAACCAGTCAGCACAAAATGGAAGTCGATGCTTTTTTGAAGGCTGAGCGACCGCTTCTGCTGGATGTCCGGGCGAAGGAAGAATTAGAGACGGTGCGCCTGCCATTGAAATATATGTGCGATGTGCTGGAAATTCCTACAGATGAAGTGCCTGCGCGACTGGATGAAATCCCGCGCGACCGGCTCATTGGCGTCTTTTGTTCCTCCGGTGTGCGGTGTGTGATTATTTTTGCTTACTTGAAAAGCAAAGGCTTCGATCAGGTGAAAGTACTTCCTGGTGGTTATGCTCCGATGATGGATGCATTGAAACCGGGTAGGATCTACAAAAAAATCAACGGGTAA
- a CDS encoding PHP domain-containing protein, with amino-acid sequence MIDLHMHSTFSDGSKTPQQLAQLASDAGLYAIALTDHDTVKGVASFLEACAEVGVKGIPGVEVSADFRYGTMHILGYGVHRSDGTLIEHLQWIRNGREARNEEMLYLIQKQGMHLTWQHVMDEAGEDVIGRVHFAKAMVKAGYVVTSKEAFNRFLTKGCPCYAPRRKLLPADCIQLIHNAGGAAVLAHACTIDLAPAPLWAQIGELVDAGLAGIEVLYPNHDNKMIRRLRRIAKSFRLFETGGTDYHGDATPGIYMGVGAGSMAVPDALAERFL; translated from the coding sequence ATGATTGATCTTCATATGCATTCTACCTTTTCAGACGGATCAAAAACACCGCAGCAGCTGGCGCAGTTGGCGTCCGACGCGGGTCTATATGCGATTGCTCTGACGGATCATGACACGGTCAAAGGGGTGGCGTCTTTCCTTGAGGCCTGTGCCGAGGTGGGGGTTAAGGGTATTCCAGGGGTGGAGGTCAGTGCGGATTTCCGGTATGGAACAATGCATATTCTCGGATATGGGGTACATCGATCCGATGGGACACTTATAGAGCATTTGCAGTGGATCCGAAACGGTCGCGAGGCCCGAAACGAGGAAATGCTGTATCTGATTCAAAAGCAGGGGATGCATCTCACCTGGCAGCATGTGATGGACGAAGCGGGTGAGGATGTGATTGGCCGAGTGCATTTTGCCAAGGCTATGGTTAAGGCCGGTTATGTTGTGACTTCAAAAGAGGCCTTTAACCGCTTTCTGACCAAGGGTTGCCCCTGTTATGCTCCTCGTCGCAAGTTACTTCCAGCGGACTGTATCCAGCTGATTCATAATGCAGGCGGTGCCGCAGTGCTGGCTCATGCCTGTACGATCGACCTCGCACCGGCACCGCTGTGGGCGCAGATTGGTGAACTGGTCGATGCCGGATTGGCGGGAATTGAGGTGTTGTATCCCAATCATGACAACAAAATGATACGCCGGTTGCGCCGCATCGCGAAATCGTTCAGATTGTTTGAAACTGGGGGTACCGATTATCATGGCGATGCCACCCCGGGTATTTATATGGGCGTGGGTGCCGGTTCAATGGCTGTTCCCGATGCGCTGGCGGAACGTTTTTTGTGA
- a CDS encoding translation initiation factor IF-1: MADENKKEDLIQVEGVVIKVLPATMYRVKLENGHEILAHISGKMRKHFIRITTGDSVKVEMSPYDLTKGRIVYRGRT; the protein is encoded by the coding sequence ATGGCGGACGAAAATAAAAAAGAAGATCTGATTCAAGTTGAAGGCGTGGTTATTAAAGTACTGCCCGCGACAATGTATCGCGTAAAATTGGAAAACGGGCATGAAATTTTGGCGCACATTTCAGGAAAAATGCGGAAGCATTTTATTCGTATCACGACGGGTGACAGCGTGAAGGTGGAAATGTCTCCCTACGATTTGACGAAAGGTCGCATCGTCTATCGCGGACGGACCTGA
- a CDS encoding DUF2339 domain-containing protein gives MEFLIGLFVLFLFAAPLVVSITALVRVALLKREVEQLRADQQGNEAHTLTGRKAVSSESMPAVAPSRKVTESASPDSTKPRVSLEFMMGGKAAAFVGVAILIAGIALLVGFAIQQSLVGPRMRILFGLMAGGALVGIGHVVQRKDERVILLARALTGGGSSLFYFTVYAAYGFYHVISACTAGVGLVISALAVFGLAMRYRSQAVGVLGVLGAFVTPLLVGSDTTSPVFLLAYAALVNVPVILLGARRKWQVLYNLAFVFTVLHFFIWLDAANDGDWQTGLVFACLFFVEFAALGLLKLRSEQQMVGRTVDIVRLVSASLLLLWSDYSLLDHAGLHHWIGVSFVLLALMHFALSYVAFRVRTLFSGEILAFFTGGILFISLALPVQFDGAWVTSGWAIEGVLLAWLARRTGSHFLKSGAFLLGMTGLIKALLLDGGAIVDTPRLFLNTGFIMGMLSAGLIGVQGKIAEGFDDAGHGEAWRDLLLWFGVLGALTFLFVDTFSVYGVDNVWSWLASTCILLIGGALLAGCAPKTSSITVLGSILLLIVPVEILLLDTWFTCSNDVFVGYDFEYSLIQLMMLGSLLVFLRARLTTVDAQFVLPSRVYAGVLSIFSLFSGVGLISMELGRGGGVWAGPVMTLFWAVCALLFIFWGMKRRTAVHRYAGLVLFVVTTAKVLLFDSSELAGLERIAAFIGTGLLLLLLSYVYQKASSYFKETKRDQAGS, from the coding sequence ATGGAATTTCTCATTGGATTGTTTGTTCTGTTTCTTTTTGCAGCCCCGCTGGTCGTATCGATCACGGCTTTGGTGCGGGTGGCGTTGCTGAAGCGTGAAGTGGAGCAGCTGCGTGCGGATCAGCAGGGGAATGAGGCACATACCTTGACCGGTCGGAAGGCCGTGTCTTCAGAATCGATGCCTGCGGTGGCCCCGTCCCGTAAAGTGACGGAGTCCGCTTCGCCGGATTCAACCAAGCCCCGTGTCAGTCTGGAATTTATGATGGGAGGCAAGGCCGCCGCGTTTGTGGGTGTTGCCATATTAATTGCGGGGATCGCCCTTTTGGTAGGTTTTGCTATTCAGCAATCACTGGTCGGGCCGAGAATGCGCATTCTTTTTGGTCTGATGGCAGGGGGTGCTCTGGTTGGAATCGGTCACGTGGTTCAAAGAAAAGATGAGCGTGTCATCTTGCTGGCGAGAGCATTAACGGGTGGCGGAAGTTCCCTTTTTTATTTTACGGTATATGCCGCCTATGGATTTTATCATGTGATCAGTGCCTGCACTGCAGGAGTGGGGCTGGTCATCAGTGCTCTGGCCGTTTTTGGGCTGGCGATGCGGTATCGTTCGCAGGCGGTGGGCGTGCTGGGTGTGCTGGGGGCATTTGTGACGCCGCTGCTGGTGGGAAGCGATACCACGTCTCCTGTGTTTTTACTGGCGTATGCGGCATTGGTCAATGTCCCGGTTATTTTGCTAGGTGCGCGGCGCAAATGGCAGGTGCTGTACAATCTGGCCTTTGTTTTTACGGTCTTGCATTTCTTTATATGGCTTGATGCAGCGAATGATGGGGACTGGCAGACCGGACTGGTGTTTGCCTGTTTATTTTTTGTCGAATTTGCGGCGCTGGGTTTACTCAAATTGCGCAGCGAACAGCAGATGGTGGGAAGAACGGTGGATATTGTTCGCTTGGTCAGTGCGTCGCTGCTACTGCTTTGGTCGGATTACAGTCTGCTGGATCATGCGGGGTTACATCATTGGATCGGTGTTTCATTCGTTTTGCTGGCATTGATGCATTTTGCGTTGTCGTATGTTGCATTTCGCGTGCGTACATTATTCAGCGGGGAGATTCTGGCGTTTTTTACGGGAGGGATTTTATTTATTTCGCTGGCACTGCCTGTTCAGTTTGATGGGGCGTGGGTGACGTCGGGTTGGGCCATAGAAGGAGTCTTGCTCGCCTGGCTGGCCCGCCGTACCGGATCTCATTTTTTAAAGAGCGGGGCATTCCTGCTTGGGATGACCGGGTTGATCAAGGCACTGCTGCTCGATGGAGGGGCGATCGTGGATACCCCGCGATTGTTCCTGAATACCGGTTTTATTATGGGAATGCTGTCGGCGGGATTGATCGGTGTTCAAGGTAAAATAGCCGAGGGCTTTGACGATGCAGGCCATGGCGAGGCCTGGCGCGATCTGTTGTTGTGGTTCGGTGTGTTAGGCGCGCTGACTTTTCTTTTTGTGGATACGTTCAGCGTGTACGGAGTGGATAATGTATGGAGCTGGCTGGCATCAACGTGTATATTGTTGATTGGCGGCGCGCTGTTGGCTGGATGTGCTCCGAAGACGTCATCAATAACGGTTCTGGGAAGTATCCTGCTTTTAATCGTCCCTGTGGAAATATTGCTGCTCGATACTTGGTTTACCTGCTCCAATGATGTTTTTGTCGGGTATGATTTTGAGTATAGCCTGATCCAGCTGATGATGCTGGGTTCCCTTCTGGTCTTTTTGCGAGCACGGCTGACGACAGTCGATGCGCAATTTGTCCTTCCGTCCCGCGTCTATGCCGGGGTTCTGAGTATTTTCTCCCTTTTTTCAGGGGTCGGGCTCATATCGATGGAGCTGGGCCGTGGCGGTGGAGTCTGGGCCGGGCCGGTAATGACATTGTTTTGGGCAGTATGCGCGTTGTTGTTTATTTTCTGGGGAATGAAACGCCGCACGGCTGTTCATCGGTACGCCGGGCTGGTTTTGTTTGTGGTGACGACGGCGAAGGTTCTGTTGTTTGATTCTTCAGAACTGGCAGGACTGGAACGCATCGCGGCCTTTATCGGAACGGGTTTGCTACTGCTTCTATTGTCCTACGTCTACCAAAAGGCTTCGTCGTATTTTAAGGAAACGAAGAGGGATCAGGCGGGATCCTAA